A window of Magnolia sinica isolate HGM2019 chromosome 13, MsV1, whole genome shotgun sequence genomic DNA:
CTACGTAGTGTTTTtgctacgctacatgctatgctacatcgctactgaaaacactggtaTCAATGATACAATCACTGTTATTGTTGATACTCAATGtttgggagtttttttttttttttttttttttttaatattgtttgCAGTGTCAGTGTCACTAACCTGGCGATACCAataatattggcgatattatcgataatattgctgatatttGGAACACTGCATATCCTACATGTTTGTTTACAGTGGAAATGATGTTCAACCATCAAAATGTATGGCTACCATGGTATTGTTCTCATGGCCCATGGCCCAAACCAATTATGAGTTACTTCTTGCATATGCTATGGTTACTCAAAATTAAGGCTTCTTAATCttcagtttttctttctttctttctataaaAAGATCTTTTTTAGCCATTGGAAAAAAAAGAGGCATGTGCAATTGGAGAAAATGTATTGTGGACTCAGGTTTTCAGTCTAtagaaagtggggtccatggttcagtgatcaaaCTATGGGTATGCTATGCTCCACTTCAGAATCCCCATTCACCAAAACATTTTCAGATTAGAAGATCATTGCTATTGAATCTTTGCCTTTCATTGGAAGCATTACTGTACATTTTGTTCATGGGTAATACGAAGTGGGGATTTGATATGTACATGGGTAATATGAAGTGGGGCTCATCAAATCGATGGTATTGTCACTGAATCATGCACCCCATTTTGTACAAAATAAAAATCAGTCTGCTCTAGATATTCTTCAGCCTAGCATTTGTGTGATACCTCTTCTAAAAATTGGTTTTCCCCTTTGCATGTGTAGGTTCCATAGAACTTATCATCAAGTTCACTCTATGAACTATGACATTACAGATTATATAGAATAGATTTTAGTTCCCATTTCCCATCATATTCATAGCAGTTGTTTTGAACTTCAATATTTGCAGTCTGTTTGCTTCATTTATGCCATGGTCTATTTTCTAGGTACTTACTAAGGTTTTCCTTGACCTACTACACAGTCTGCAATTGAAGAATTTCATTACTTCAACATGTCTGTGCCAAATGATGACAATATGTCTCTCCACTCTCAAGTAAGTTTTTCCCTTGAATGGTGCTTTTTCATCAAGAAAGACATGTGAATTAACTAGAAATGATTtgatgcatcatcatcatcatctaagccttttaCCAACTGCTGCCCATCCATCACAACTTTTCAGctcactcatcctatgaacacattgttccttaactgcccaacatcatgtccattaagggcatgtttgatttttcgactcaactgtaattaccttgtaaatgggtaataattatttacataTGTAATTACTGCATCTTTTCCAATGTAGATGCGACGTCTTACTTTTTTAACAAGTAAATCGAGAAATTTGTGAAAtaaaatgtggcccaccgtgatgtatgtcgcttatccacaccgcccattcgtTATGCCAACTTAATTTAGGGCATGggcataaaaatgaggtagatctaaagctcaattggaccacaccaaacagtgggaatcgaacgcctaccattaaaaacttcttggggcccctagaagttttggatcaagctgatatttctgttttccccttatccatgtctgcgtgaccctatgaacaggttagatgatgaataaacctcaatgtcgGCCCAATGAAGGAagcaactttcaacggtggatgaattaaggccactgtttgctttcgtgtgggccatttgacagttggatctgcctcatttttcggctcatgccccaaaatgttatgatgaaacagatggacggcgcggatatatcatatacattatggtaggccccaaagatttaagtcaacacttttggaccggttttcgaggtggaattactcacccattttcaaacatgatgaaaaagtaataattacttatcttggaaaatcaaacaggcccgaaagcatggctggtctcatAGCgcaatcctataaaatttcccttttagtttgagtaGTACATGATAGtgacataaaactccaaaggcacattccatttcttccatcctgcttgaattctatgggcaacatcccaAGAAATGAccaatgttttaagtatcgatgatatcggctgatatatcttacaatatatcttgtataccaCCTGTGcgatatcccacatgttcgattcagTGAGCATTTtagattttcgatcctttttttctccttttctgtaaatcatgttaaattagtatcaaattgttataaatccatgatttttcatgttttgcatgaaaaatcatggattgggagcttcgatttcgagatttagagATGGGGCCGAGttttggaaaattgaaaaaaatcaaaatttcccaatttcttggAAATCAGTTGCAatttttgtgtccaaacataagatcaaacatgtatgtaacttgatctagtgattcttcttttgcttttaaatgtattgcttgtgtttccacacatcttcttacatttataaattatatgtatagactttgaatatacttgcatcaattcagttagacatcacatagattaggactccatacaaagaaaacctatgctgtgcactttttttttgtaaagttttgatttataagtgtgtattggtgtcttttttaacaatcattgaagtttcattgaaaaattcgaccaatttcccaatgttttcccatgtttccaacaacagcgatacattacgtgatacaacccatatatcccatgcgataaccgatatgcatccgtatcccaagggtgcgatacataacgcgataccgatattttgaacactggaaATGACTAGAATTGTGAACAGTGAACATCGATTACGTTAAAGGCAACCTTGGTGGAATTATTATAATAATAGCTGCTGATAGGAACAGGAGGAAATTCTGAATCAGGAGCAGGAACAGCACCTTAGGTAAAATGTTCCTGCTATTAAAGGCAGAATTTCTTTCATTGTATCTCCTGGAATTCTTTGCATTGATGTTCATTCTTCTTCCATTCTTTTACACATGTATAATTCATTTATCAACCTTGACAAAAATATTAGCTGCATCAGATGAAGAGTACTATTTTGGCAATTCTTTTCATGTTTGTCTCATGCCATGGCCACATCTGTGAAGCAACTGTAGCATAATGGAGAACTGTTATTCTGATAGAATCATGGAAAAAAGTATTGCTGCTGCTGTAAATTTTGTTTTCAGCTTCAAAACTCTGAACTCAATTTAGGAAGTGAACCCTCGCTGATAGGAGAAAAGAGGTCTGCCAATTCCACATGCACACAGATCGCAGCACCTCTACGCATGGCTGCATCTGTAAAAATGCATGCATGCTAGGACCCAAGATgcccatcatgtggtcccactgTGTGTTCCATGGCCAAGAGTCAGTCCAGTTCACTCATCTGgtatgaaaaaaatggacggcTGAAACAAACTTGGCCAAGTATCTTTTAGCCACCCATTTCATTCAAACCATGTGGTGCACATGGAATGGACCAGCCTGGTTCTTGCTCCAGGGCTTTGCTTGGTGGGACCCAGCTGATGAATAGCTTGGATGTTGCATTTGTGCCAGCTTGGGGATGTGGCACCATGTTGACTGGTGTTTAAAACACATAATGGAGTGGGTGGATGGCTGGAACCAGCCAGCAAAATGGGTTGGGTAACAAAAACCTGTTTTGGAATGAACCCGTTCCAACTGTCTGGATCAACCAGTCTGTCTAGACCTACTGTCTTGGTAGAGTGTGCAAACCTTTATttcaatcaatttatttatttcttcatgGTGACTTCCCTTGTCAGACCAGTTTGGACCATGGTTTTAAAGATGAGAGGTAACCAAGTCGACTCAGCTAAGTCAACACGGTCTCAGTGTTGAACAAGCCAAGTCAATTTCATCCCAACTTGGCCTATTTCAGTATTTTCAGCCCAGTTTCAGCTTTTGACTCATCCGAGAGAGACCAAAATTGAGTCCACAGAAACTGAGTTGACTCCTCTAAGTCAACCTGGTTTGATCCAAAACAAGCCATGGTCCAAAACTGGGATTAAAACCATGGTTTGGACTAAACAGCCTACAACATGGACCGGGTTCGAATCACGGGTTTAAAAAATTGATTTAGAATGGCTGACATCTACACATGCATCTAGAAATAGCAAACTTCCACTTCGAACAAGGCATAGCGTGCCGTTGAATCAAACTAGTAAAATTCAGTTCTGCATTGTGATTCACTGCTTTTGTTGTTGTGGTTTACTGTTTGCAGTTGTCATCTCACGTTTTTGGCGACCTTTTGGACTCCATTCTTGTGGATGTTGCATCTGAATGCCACCGAATAGCTAGGCTGGGACTTGATCGgaatttggaagaagaagaagaagagttgagGCTCTCAGCACAGGCTCGGGTAAGGGTTGCAGATCCTAGCAACAGTGGGGAGGCAAATGGCAAGTATGTGGTAGATATATTTGGCCAAACACATCCAACCATTGCTGAGGAAATCATTTTCTGCATGAATTGTGACCGGCAAATCATAGCTGGAAGATTCGCGCCTCATCTTGAGAAGTGCATGGGAAAGGTTGGTTTCTAACTACAACAGGCTTGTGATTTGGCACTGCACACTATTTTTGTTTGCATTTCCCAtgaagggcttgtttggatggggTGAATCCACAAGGGGAAATGGAAGATCATGGATCATCTAGGTGAAACTACTAGATTTCCATTTCCCTTCACCTGTTTGGCCTGTGGAAATGTGTTTTCATTTCCATTTCATCTATTTGGATTGGCATGCAAAACTGTGGAAATCCAACCAAAAATGTTATGGTGCTCCATATAACTGTCACATGTGCATACATAGCCATGCTAGGGTGCTTGACAACAATCATGTTGgtatgcaatccaatccattcatttgatttGCTTCATCAGGATGAAAGAGTTGCCCAAAAACCACAGCATTCCaaaatttgggtgggccacaccatgcttaTTTAGAGGTTTTGGGTATAATTTTATGGATTGGCCCGCTTAAGTGTTGAATCGGCCTGATTTGTGGTATTATCATGGCCAAACAAGGGGTGGTGTatctgatggacagggtggaagTCCTTTTCCCCACATTAGGAAAAGTAACCTTGGTGGATACCTGGGCAAGGTATGCAGGCATTTTCATTTTTACAATTGGAGAGAGAAAATGATGTGAAGTTGTTTTCAATTCAATAGGTAGAAAGGGAAACACATTTACATGGTTGATTTGCAGTTCCAATCAGACCATCTTAGCAGGGAAAACCCTTtcaatttcctttcttttcctatgGATTCactctatccaaacaggccctaaattgtTTATATCTTTGGGCACTATGTGAAGAAGCTCAGGCTAGTAGTTTGTGGATACTGAAGGGGATTCATAGTCTGGTGCATTTGTGTGGTGATAGTGACTGTTGAAGAGGCAGGTATCGACATTAataattcatgttgaaaatgtGGGTTGCTACAAACGACCTCACCATTTGATCTAGGGATAGTTAAAAATCATTGAGTGGTCAATGGTTAATTTGAGTCCAGTTGTCAAATCGTTAAGATCGTTGTTAGAGAAAAAAGAGGACCATCCATAGCCTCtcttttgtggggcctacctcttGTACAGATCCACATGGACTGACTGGTTAACTATGATTCACTTCAGTAGTCTGTGGGCTGGCTACCTGCCTTCTCCCCACACATAAAACCATAGTGATTTCCTTAAGCGTTACTCGGATTATGCAGATAATGGCTGTAATTGCTGATTTATTGTCCTATTTTGTGCATCATTTGGTTTTGTACCATgctggctaacagtgaagtgtgatctgacagtgggtgtactaacaagctaacctaaaaaaaaaaaaaaagaagctatctATGCTGGTCATAATGGCTTAGGTTTGTGCAATCTATGTTGATGCATGATGTCACTAGGACATGATTGATGCAAATATTGCATGTGACATTTTCATGTTCCATCCTGATGTGTGGATATCTGGGTGGGACACAAGGTTTAAAGTATCGGCCAAACTGGCCCATATCACCCAATAGTACCGGCATTGTCCATGAATGATAGTTACTTTAGTGGCCTGTGTTGCCTGAAACAGCACAGTAAGGAGTTGTATCAGTGGTGAATGAAACGATACCAGATACCCTGATTTTAAACCTTTGATCATGCATGATTTACTGCATAAACAGCTTGCATGTTGCACCATGCTTCTAGGGGCTGGACTAGACTGTATGTTTCCCACTCTTCTCTATGCTCTTGCAACTCCCTCACTTGGATGTGGCATACATGCAtgccaatccagaccatccaaattgttggccCTGTTACCGGTGGAGTGTAGCCTGAAAATCACACTGCCAGGTGATCTTCGCTGTTTGATTTTGCCTGTTGAGTTTGGACCACTGACCATTGTCCTTTTAACTGTCCACTTGATGGCACCAGTTTGAACATTAAGATTGTCTGATTGTTGTGGTCTCTAGCCATGCTCCATACAagggggcccatgatttggattgTCTTGCGTGCATGCAATTGACACATGTACAGTGGATGAGCCCACGACTGAGTGGTAAGAAATGCAAATTCTAGTCCTTCCCTACTCCCAACCGTGCAAGTGACTTTAAGCGCAGTGGCAGCAGTTATAAAAGTCTCATCAAGTGGAAATAAACATAATGTAATTTAGTTCACATTCATGTTGAGGTTCTGACTCCAAATTGCAGTCATGCTTAcagcactttcaagtttcaagtcgGAGTAAGTTATGGTGCTTCAAGTTGCATTGGGAATTGACCAATGCAGTTGACCATTCCTGAGTTTCCATTAGGTCCATCACACACATCATGGGATTggatgatcggatccatccacaAGGTTCCTGTCTTTCTTTTACCATCTGTTTTCTAAGCCATGGACAGGATGATTAGGATTATCAAATAAAATTGATACTTCAGCACCATGAGTGATCCATTGACGACCCTGACAATAGATGGTTCATATTGTTAACTGGATCCATATATAAACCTGCACTGTCCATTTTTTGGATATTAAGCAGATGGCTAGAATCAAATGATTGGTGTGATCTTTGCATGGTACCCATGGACAGTCCCAGATCAATCAATTTCACTGTTCAAGTGTCCTGGTACAACCAGGAGAACCGACTCACTTCTCTCACTTTATTCTTGGTTAAACATTCACAGTTCAATttgcttgtgcatccaaacacaaaaaatGCATGTGTGGTTGGCATTTGGAAAGATGCATTGTGGcagattattttttattttattttatacatattAGCATTTAGCATTTCATGTACATTCAATttgcttgtgcatccaaacacaaaaaaaaaaaatgtatgcatGGTTGGCATTGGGAAAGATGCAATGTAgcatatgtttatttatttatttaatacatATTAACATTTAACATTTCACTGACATATTGTCTATGTCGGTGTTTAAGGGTCGAAAGGCTCGCAAGTCAACAAGAAGCAGTACAGTTACTCAGAGTACCCGACATTCTCGTGGCAGCCCCGTTTCTGTCTACGCCCCATATTCAAATTCGTCCAGCATAAACAAGGTTGCGAATGGAACAGCGGGTGTTGCTGGGGAGTATGCTGATGGCACTTTTGATGATCCATGAACTTGAAGGGAACATTGCTTTTTAACTTTCAATGACAAATttcaaaggaaaaggaaaaaaccaaaaaatggagaaaaagaaaatgaaagaatggTTTTCGGAATGAGTATGTGATGGTGCCACGCAAGTCAGCTCTATGTTTCAAAGAAGCTATAAGAGGTACATGAATGGTTAAATTCTGTTCTGAATTTGTCCTATCATCTTCCTGTTCAAGCAAGTACGACCTCTGTTTTATCAACTACTTGTCCCTGAGAAGAGAATGAATGAAGAAACATTACCAATGATGGGGATGGAATAGGAGCCCATCTTCTCCTGCAAAGAGAACTGCTGTCATTATTGCCGTTgttcccatcatcatcatcatggtccTTTTGTTTCCAAGGTTTGCTAGTCCACATGCATGTTCACAGCTGGAAAGTCTGGAACATTTTTGAGgggtccactaatcaggtggccCTTGATGTGAAGGTGGTCATGTGCAAAACCCAGGCAGGTCCACACATTGGGTGTGCACCTATGGGAAAAGGAGTGTACAGTTTAGAGAACCTTGCTAGCAAGTCTACAGTCAACCTGTGGCTCTGCCTGATAACTAGACTAGCCTGATTTGTGTGCATTGGTCATCTTTATAATGAACTTCTACCTGTTTCTCATTTTTGCTAGCACCACATGCACCATTGCACGCAGGACGTGCCCTACCTGGAAGGATTGTGAAATCGCAGGGATCCGTCTGGTGGGCCCTTGCCGTGTATTTGAAAACTAGGCAGGTCCACCTATGGTGCAACCCACATGAAAAGTATGGGCAGGTTAGAGAAATTTGCCAATCGTTGGCAACGAGGCTGCCTGATGACCAGActagtgtgggtcccaccctatgCACTGGTTAGGCAGCACGCCATCAGTTCAGCTCATTTGATGAGCAAGACTGGTTATGTGAAAGCGTCAAATTTTATTAATTAGAACCAGTGATTTGGATTTTGGAGCCTCAAGAAACACGGCGTGACAATGACAGAAATAATCATAATAAGGCCACTGTAGAGATGGGACCTGCCTCTTCAATCCAAGCCTTTCATCTGTTGGAGCCAtcatgttaaaaataaataataaaaaataatgtctTCTATGGTAGGTCCACCTGCCCATTCGCCACTGCTAATCATGAGCTTCATTTGGTTTTTAGTTTGGATTGATGGGTCCACATTTCAGTTATCGAATCCGTGGTATTATGGCCCCtccataggtgggccatcaacaatacATATCCGGACGAGAAAATCCTAACCCTCAATTGGCAATCAACAAAAAGATGCAAGGAAAATAGAGCAATTGTCCCTGTTCGACTAACTTCCCCACTATTTAGTtgtctaggatcttccaatttgaaaATCTATGCATAGTGATACCGTACCAATAGCTAGGATTATTGAGCAATGGCCCTCACCTTATCAAAACTGTAAGCCCTGAGGTATAACCAGTGAAGATCTCTTCGATTTGAAGAAATCGAGCCATGAAATTTCTTAAATCCTAAGCGAGTGAATTGAGCCACCGAAACTACTAGCATTGCGTTAATTGAGCCATGACAAAcccaatatggaccatccaattTTCCCAAACCGCTAATCTGAATTTTTGGATCATTTAATCAAAATGATTTGTCAGGATGGGCAATCAAagttggaccccacatggatggtccAAAATAATGCTTTCTAATACACTAAATATGAACTGTCCATTTCCGGAACCAGTAATAAAATGATTTGGGGTGGCTGGGCAATCAAGGGTGGGCCTTACGTGTAGAGTATATTTCTAGCTCAGCCAATATAGATTGTCTATTTTTGTTTCTGCTGTTCAATCAAACACGAGGCCAAATGTGTCAACGAGGCCAGTATTTGGCCAAACATGTGCTGTTAAGATGGTGCAGGCATGCTAGAGTTGTACTCAACTTGAGTTCAAATGAATGTAGGTGACCCAACTCTTAAGATAGACTGACTAAGACCGAATCTATGGGATTGGCTGCCTTCGTCATCCATCAATTACTACAGCGATCGGGCAATTTAGAAGGATATG
This region includes:
- the LOC131223638 gene encoding SAGA-associated factor 11, whose amino-acid sequence is MSVPNDDNMSLHSQLSSHVFGDLLDSILVDVASECHRIARLGLDRNLEEEEEELRLSAQARVRVADPSNSGEANGKYVVDIFGQTHPTIAEEIIFCMNCDRQIIAGRFAPHLEKCMGKGRKARKSTRSSTVTQSTRHSRGSPVSVYAPYSNSSSINKVANGTAGVAGEYADGTFDDP